A window of Hymenobacter aerilatus contains these coding sequences:
- a CDS encoding DUF3320 domain-containing protein: MESFTDSLVTSATLTARLEASRQELLDLGLRNPLLNFRPSSARGVTVVREQSAAIYEVLVRQGKTMYFQGAPGSRKAIKSPDSVQLMSGFTHLEAAASELSATEAQARRDEYYKAAQEPVPMPADLPEAERAALLTDNKLQTDDPADKLESRLLNTYYTARTSLEETGVNILYLALGQLTWFEAESSQETRYAPLLLLPVLLERGTAAERFRLRHTGAEIESNLSLQAKLKASFGLSLPEWDEETGVAAYLAAVAEAIAGLPRWQVQPDSIALGFFSFGKFMLYRDLDPALWPSETPLLNHPAIAALLGTDTGFRDAAPTVGDTAFLDTESPAAELHQVLDADSSQLLALLAVQEGRNLVIQGPPGTGKSQTIANLLAEAIGAGKKVLFVAEKMAALEVVKRRLDNLGLGVACLELHSNKANKKALHDELKQTLSLGRPATAALVEDQMAQLPRYRAALNDYALAVNTPLGRSRRTAQQVVGELARLQEARGAVELPRLAISHLAEWNDTDAAHAETLAARLQATLQKVGRPKDLLFWGSELTVLLPAAQQQLTQYLREAQEAVEALQAAAEALAGHLGLQPLPTDRAAVEALLPAARHALLAPRLSGAAVADRAWLEQAGRISETLTAGTAHTALRQQHEATLLPEAWGQQLLPERGAFMSYGDKWWKFLNGDYRNAKKRLQSLWRGPLPAETASVIRAIDAIHETARHEQQLTGAHSLMSGLFGAAWQDVRSEWPMLTKTRDYLTLTHQRISRQELPTALLDYLARQPAPETLAPLLAALEAALTRHRTALQATADALQLNEARQFGPDGRLQFQPFAAQLAILSAWAADLPALRLTTEWNNVAATAQTEGLPELLLLAERWEPAAHHLVAAVRQTWLEYLQKLAYEQHPALRQFERAGHEEVAARFRQADRDSLYHNRVRAMQQHFGQLPHQQAGGQMLLLRNEFAKKTRHLPLRKLMQQAGRAVQAIKPVFMMSPLSVASYLPPGAVEFDLVVFDEASQVKPVEALGAIARGRQLVVVGDSKQLPPTSFFDSLTGAGEDADEENVTADIQSILELCKARQMPERMLRWHYRSLHQSLIAASNHLFYDDKLVIFPSPGGQGQLGLVYHHLPGTHYERGTTRTNPQEAQAVAEAVLHHARTTPRLTLGVVAFSTAQRQAIQDALEKLRRQHPETEEFFNRHPHEPFFVKNLENVQGDERDVILISIGYGRTREGYLSMSFGPLNGEGGERRLNVLITRAKQRCEVFTNLTADDLDLSRTRARGVAALKTFLGFAQHGRLNQNVETGRAMESPFEEAVHRALTARGYVVRPQIGSQGFYIDLAVVDPDQPGRYVLGIECDGAMYHSARSARDRDRLRQEVLENVGWRLHRIWSTDWFRDPAAETERAVQAIEAARHLAALDEADEPEEEAPALGTDAPSGIAREEASTMPISLSEPYQVAQLPAAVGHRELHQHSLGQLANWLTQIVRVESPVHIEEATRRLAQASGATQVGARIRKVGQDAALLAQNLRHLRRVGDFLWDNAMQQPPLRDRSQLPAVSRKLGFVAPEEMALALRTVVEQSFALPREAVFLPTVRLLGFARLSDDMRQQLEVVVAGLLERGELAEMNGILKPAA; encoded by the coding sequence ATGGAATCTTTTACTGATTCATTAGTTACTTCTGCAACACTTACCGCCCGCCTCGAAGCCTCCCGCCAGGAATTGCTGGACCTGGGGTTGCGCAACCCACTGCTCAACTTCCGGCCCTCGTCGGCGCGGGGCGTAACAGTGGTGCGCGAGCAGTCGGCGGCCATATATGAAGTGCTGGTGCGGCAAGGCAAAACCATGTATTTCCAGGGTGCGCCCGGCTCGCGCAAGGCCATAAAATCCCCGGATTCAGTGCAGCTCATGAGCGGCTTCACGCACTTGGAAGCTGCCGCTTCCGAACTCAGTGCCACCGAAGCCCAGGCTCGGCGCGACGAATATTATAAGGCCGCCCAGGAGCCGGTGCCTATGCCGGCCGACCTTCCGGAAGCGGAGCGGGCTGCCCTGCTCACCGACAACAAGCTGCAAACCGACGACCCGGCAGATAAGCTCGAAAGCCGGCTGCTCAACACTTATTATACGGCCCGCACCAGCCTGGAAGAAACCGGCGTCAACATCCTGTATCTGGCACTGGGGCAGTTGACTTGGTTTGAGGCCGAAAGCAGCCAGGAGACCCGCTACGCCCCGTTGCTGCTGTTGCCGGTTCTGCTGGAGCGCGGTACCGCCGCCGAGCGGTTCCGGCTGCGCCACACCGGCGCCGAAATCGAAAGTAACCTCTCCTTACAGGCTAAGTTAAAGGCCAGCTTTGGGCTGAGTTTGCCGGAGTGGGACGAAGAAACCGGAGTGGCCGCCTACCTCGCGGCCGTGGCCGAAGCCATAGCCGGCCTGCCGCGCTGGCAGGTGCAGCCCGACAGCATTGCGCTGGGCTTCTTTTCGTTCGGGAAGTTTATGCTCTACCGCGACCTGGACCCCGCGCTTTGGCCCTCTGAAACCCCGTTGCTCAACCATCCAGCTATTGCGGCACTGTTGGGCACCGATACCGGCTTCCGGGATGCCGCCCCCACCGTTGGCGACACGGCCTTCCTCGACACCGAAAGTCCGGCCGCCGAGTTGCACCAGGTGCTCGACGCCGACTCCTCGCAGCTGCTGGCGCTGCTGGCCGTGCAGGAAGGTCGCAACCTCGTGATTCAGGGACCGCCCGGCACCGGTAAGTCGCAAACCATTGCCAACCTGCTGGCTGAAGCCATTGGGGCGGGCAAGAAGGTGCTGTTCGTAGCTGAAAAAATGGCCGCACTGGAAGTGGTAAAGCGCCGCCTCGACAACCTAGGGCTGGGCGTGGCCTGCTTAGAACTGCACAGCAACAAAGCCAACAAGAAAGCCCTGCACGACGAGCTGAAGCAGACGCTGAGCCTCGGCCGGCCGGCCACCGCGGCGCTGGTAGAAGACCAGATGGCCCAGCTGCCCCGCTACCGCGCCGCCCTCAACGACTACGCCCTGGCCGTAAATACCCCACTGGGCCGTAGCCGCCGCACCGCCCAGCAGGTGGTTGGCGAGCTGGCCCGCCTGCAGGAGGCGCGCGGCGCGGTAGAGCTGCCCCGGCTTGCTATTTCCCACCTTGCTGAGTGGAACGACACCGATGCTGCCCACGCCGAAACCCTGGCGGCCCGCCTGCAGGCTACCTTGCAGAAAGTCGGGCGGCCGAAAGACCTGCTGTTCTGGGGCAGCGAGCTGACCGTACTGCTGCCTGCTGCGCAACAGCAGCTGACACAGTACCTGCGCGAAGCCCAAGAAGCTGTGGAGGCGCTGCAGGCTGCTGCCGAAGCCCTAGCCGGGCATCTTGGTCTCCAGCCCCTCCCCACAGATCGCGCCGCTGTCGAGGCCCTGCTGCCGGCTGCCCGCCACGCGCTGCTAGCTCCTAGGCTGTCTGGAGCAGCCGTAGCAGATAGAGCCTGGCTGGAGCAAGCTGGCCGAATCAGCGAAACCCTGACGGCTGGCACTGCCCATACGGCCCTGCGTCAGCAGCACGAGGCCACGCTGCTACCGGAAGCCTGGGGCCAGCAGTTACTGCCGGAGCGCGGCGCCTTTATGAGCTATGGCGACAAGTGGTGGAAATTCCTGAATGGCGACTACCGCAACGCCAAAAAGCGCCTGCAAAGCCTCTGGCGCGGCCCGTTGCCCGCCGAAACTGCTTCCGTCATCAGGGCCATTGATGCCATCCACGAAACGGCCCGCCACGAGCAGCAACTCACCGGAGCCCATAGTTTGATGAGTGGCTTGTTCGGGGCGGCATGGCAGGACGTGCGCTCGGAGTGGCCGATGCTGACGAAAACGCGCGACTATCTGACGCTCACCCACCAACGCATCAGCCGCCAGGAACTGCCCACGGCGCTGCTCGACTACCTGGCCCGGCAGCCGGCCCCCGAAACGCTGGCCCCGCTGCTGGCTGCTCTCGAAGCAGCCCTGACCCGGCACCGCACCGCGCTGCAAGCCACCGCCGATGCCCTGCAGCTCAACGAAGCTCGCCAGTTCGGTCCCGATGGCCGCCTGCAGTTTCAGCCCTTTGCCGCGCAGCTGGCTATTCTCTCCGCCTGGGCCGCCGACCTGCCGGCCCTGCGCCTTACCACCGAATGGAATAACGTGGCCGCCACCGCACAGACTGAAGGCTTGCCAGAGCTGCTGTTGCTGGCCGAGCGTTGGGAGCCGGCCGCCCACCACCTGGTAGCGGCCGTGCGGCAGACTTGGCTGGAGTATTTGCAGAAGCTGGCCTACGAGCAGCATCCGGCCCTGCGGCAGTTCGAGCGGGCCGGGCACGAGGAAGTAGCCGCCCGCTTCCGCCAGGCCGACCGGGACTCGCTCTACCACAACCGGGTACGGGCCATGCAACAGCATTTCGGGCAGCTGCCCCACCAGCAGGCCGGCGGCCAGATGCTGCTGCTGCGCAACGAATTCGCCAAGAAAACCCGCCATCTGCCCCTGCGCAAGCTCATGCAGCAGGCCGGGCGGGCGGTGCAGGCCATCAAGCCGGTGTTTATGATGTCGCCGCTGTCGGTGGCCAGCTACCTGCCGCCAGGCGCCGTGGAGTTCGATTTGGTGGTTTTTGATGAGGCCAGCCAGGTGAAGCCGGTGGAAGCCTTGGGGGCCATTGCCCGCGGCCGGCAGCTGGTAGTAGTCGGCGACTCCAAGCAGCTGCCGCCTACCTCGTTCTTCGACTCCCTGACCGGAGCCGGCGAAGACGCCGACGAGGAAAATGTGACGGCCGACATCCAGAGTATTCTGGAGCTGTGCAAGGCCCGCCAGATGCCCGAGCGGATGCTGCGCTGGCACTACCGCAGCCTGCACCAAAGCCTGATTGCGGCTTCCAACCACCTGTTCTACGACGACAAGCTGGTGATTTTTCCGAGCCCGGGCGGGCAGGGGCAGTTGGGCCTGGTCTACCATCATTTGCCCGGCACGCACTACGAGCGGGGCACTACGCGCACCAACCCGCAGGAGGCGCAAGCTGTGGCCGAGGCCGTGTTGCACCACGCCCGCACCACGCCGCGCCTCACGCTGGGGGTGGTGGCCTTCAGCACGGCGCAGCGCCAGGCCATTCAGGATGCGTTGGAAAAGCTGCGCCGCCAGCACCCCGAAACCGAAGAGTTTTTCAACCGCCATCCGCACGAGCCGTTCTTCGTGAAAAACCTGGAAAACGTGCAGGGTGATGAGCGAGACGTTATTCTGATCAGCATTGGCTACGGCCGCACCCGGGAAGGTTACCTGAGCATGAGCTTCGGGCCGCTGAACGGCGAAGGCGGGGAGCGGCGCCTCAATGTGCTCATCACCAGAGCCAAGCAGCGCTGCGAAGTCTTCACCAACCTCACGGCCGACGACCTGGATTTAAGCCGCACCCGTGCCCGGGGCGTGGCGGCGCTCAAAACGTTTCTGGGTTTCGCGCAGCACGGCCGCCTGAATCAGAACGTGGAAACCGGTCGGGCCATGGAGTCGCCGTTTGAAGAGGCCGTGCACCGCGCCCTCACGGCCCGTGGCTACGTAGTGCGCCCCCAGATTGGCTCGCAGGGCTTCTACATCGATTTGGCCGTGGTCGACCCCGACCAGCCAGGCCGCTACGTGCTGGGCATCGAGTGCGACGGGGCCATGTACCACAGCGCCCGCTCGGCCCGCGACCGGGACCGGCTGCGGCAGGAGGTACTGGAAAATGTGGGCTGGCGCCTGCACCGCATCTGGAGCACCGACTGGTTCCGGGACCCCGCCGCCGAAACCGAGCGTGCCGTGCAGGCCATTGAAGCCGCCCGCCACCTCGCTGCCCTCGACGAAGCCGACGAGCCGGAAGAAGAGGCCCCTGCTTTAGGTACGGACGCTCCCTCCGGCATTGCGCGGGAAGAAGCGTCCACTATGCCCATTTCCTTATCTGAGCCCTACCAGGTAGCGCAACTGCCGGCCGCCGTCGGGCACCGCGAGCTGCACCAGCATAGCCTGGGCCAGCTGGCCAACTGGCTCACGCAAATCGTCCGCGTCGAAAGCCCGGTGCATATTGAGGAGGCCACCCGGCGACTGGCACAGGCCAGCGGGGCCACGCAGGTAGGGGCCCGCATCCGCAAGGTCGGGCAAGATGCGGCGCTGCTGGCCCAGAACCTGCGGCACCTGCGCCGGGTAGGCGACTTCCTCTGGGACAATGCCATGCAGCAGCCTCCGCTCCGCGACCGAAGTCAGCTGCCGGCCGTGTCGCGCAAGCTGGGCTTCGTGGCCCCCGAGGAGATGGCGCTGGCCCTGCGCACGGTGGTGGAGCAAAGCTTCGCCCTACCTCGCGAAGCTGTATTTCTACCTACCGTTCGCCTGCTCGGCTTCGCCCGCTTATCAGACGATATGCGCCAGCAACTGGAGGTGGTTGTGGCAGGCCTGTTGGAGCGGGGTGAGCTGGCGGAAATGAACGGTATTTTGAAACCGGCTGCCTGA
- a CDS encoding amino acid permease, translating into MFRRKSIAQLQSNPPADAHAGVGGEQDGHLARHLSVRDLTALGIAAVIGAGIFSTIGNASHDGGPAVSLLFVFTAIACAFSALCYAQFAATIPVSGSAYTYAYASFGELAAWIIGWALIMEYAVGNIVVAISWSDYFTGLLDGVGLHIPDYLTLGTQSAYAGYHAVLDLMLAGRPLSEATAAQQEAYRIWSAAPTLFGDFKLVCDLPAFIITVLVTALVYIGIKESKTASNLLVLLKLAVVGVVIVVGAFYVKTANWTPFAPNGIGGVLKGVSAVFFAYIGFDAISTTAEECKNPQRDLPRAMIYALVICTILYVIITLVLTGMVSYTELGVGDPLSFVFKQVGVDWLAGVVAVSAVFAMTSVLLVFQIGQPRIWLTMSRDGLLPPVFAKVHPKFHTPSFSTIVTGLFVGVPALLLNMDLVIDLTSIGTLFAFALVCGGILIIDPHGQSDARFKVPYLSGRYAVGLILLAAAVALWQYNRSAISEFWQAVSSGDYEQFRHQIPMLVFLLFCVGLTVVSFTKRLSLLPVLGLLTNLYLMTQLGISNWMLFFGWLIIGLAIYFGYSNKHSKLNTRVGYKQ; encoded by the coding sequence TTGTTCCGGCGCAAAAGTATAGCCCAACTTCAGTCGAACCCGCCCGCCGATGCCCACGCCGGGGTAGGCGGCGAGCAAGACGGCCACTTGGCCCGCCACCTCTCCGTGCGCGACCTCACGGCCCTGGGCATTGCGGCTGTGATTGGAGCCGGCATTTTCAGCACCATCGGCAACGCCTCGCACGACGGCGGCCCGGCCGTGTCGCTGTTGTTTGTCTTCACGGCCATTGCTTGCGCTTTCTCAGCGCTGTGCTACGCGCAGTTTGCGGCTACCATCCCGGTGTCGGGTTCAGCCTACACCTACGCCTACGCCTCGTTTGGCGAGCTGGCCGCCTGGATTATCGGCTGGGCGCTGATTATGGAATATGCCGTGGGCAACATTGTGGTAGCCATTTCGTGGTCAGATTATTTTACCGGTTTGCTGGATGGCGTAGGGTTGCATATTCCTGATTATCTAACCCTTGGAACCCAAAGCGCCTATGCCGGCTACCACGCCGTGCTGGACTTGATGCTGGCTGGCCGACCACTCTCAGAGGCCACTGCTGCTCAGCAAGAAGCCTACCGCATCTGGAGCGCGGCGCCTACCCTGTTCGGCGACTTCAAGCTGGTCTGCGACCTGCCCGCCTTCATCATCACGGTGCTCGTTACGGCGCTGGTATACATCGGTATCAAAGAATCGAAAACGGCTTCTAACCTGCTGGTTTTGTTGAAGCTAGCCGTAGTAGGGGTAGTAATTGTGGTAGGAGCGTTTTATGTAAAAACCGCCAACTGGACACCCTTCGCACCCAACGGCATTGGTGGCGTACTAAAAGGCGTATCAGCGGTGTTTTTTGCCTATATCGGTTTCGACGCCATCAGTACCACGGCTGAGGAGTGCAAGAACCCCCAGCGTGACCTGCCCCGCGCCATGATTTATGCCTTGGTGATTTGCACCATTCTGTATGTGATAATTACGCTGGTACTCACCGGCATGGTGAGCTATACCGAGCTAGGGGTAGGCGACCCGCTGTCCTTCGTATTCAAGCAGGTAGGCGTAGACTGGCTGGCAGGCGTGGTGGCCGTGTCGGCGGTATTTGCCATGACCTCGGTGCTGCTGGTGTTCCAGATTGGACAGCCACGTATCTGGCTGACGATGAGCCGCGACGGGCTGTTGCCGCCGGTGTTTGCCAAGGTGCACCCCAAGTTTCACACGCCCTCGTTCAGTACCATCGTCACGGGCCTGTTTGTGGGCGTGCCGGCCTTGCTGCTCAATATGGATTTGGTGATTGACCTCACCAGCATCGGCACCCTGTTCGCGTTTGCACTGGTGTGCGGCGGCATCCTCATCATCGACCCCCACGGGCAGTCCGACGCCCGTTTCAAGGTGCCCTACCTCAGCGGCCGCTACGCCGTGGGCCTGATCCTATTAGCGGCTGCCGTGGCGCTGTGGCAGTATAACCGTTCGGCCATCAGCGAGTTCTGGCAGGCCGTGAGCAGCGGCGACTACGAGCAGTTTCGCCACCAGATTCCGATGCTCGTGTTCCTACTGTTTTGCGTGGGGCTGACAGTGGTGTCGTTCACCAAGCGCCTGTCGCTGCTGCCGGTGCTGGGCCTGCTCACCAACCTCTACTTAATGACTCAACTGGGCATCAGCAACTGGATGCTGTTCTTCGGCTGGCTGATTATCGGGTTGGCTATCTACTTCGGCTACAGCAACAAGCACAGCAAGCTGAACACCAGGGTAGGATATAAACAATAG